One Novosphingobium sp. G106 DNA segment encodes these proteins:
- a CDS encoding methyl-accepting chemotaxis protein, with the protein MSKSSLVFKARLAFGILIAASVIWFAANLYCLGQERAALDEVQRSQNLLRNHMESDMLHDNIMGNMRGIIVAGTTHTLDAKEVATTLRESVGEFREKIDKTAAYQGAPKVHAAILAAKPDAEAYFAAAEKIAQQGMAGEPVSIENLHVAEQTFSRLEGSLSKVSDEIEAYSALISKRAETISNIARIVVSLCWVLVTAVIVMVMWVFLKSVLKPTLDVSSDLKAMAAGERDVIIRHADKGDEFGQLAQSALFLRDQLKDADNVRVQLEERIVATVGSALSELAQGDLTASIDQELQGSFRRLKEDFNTAVGQLGDVLGSIKDSAGELLSSSEEISAASQDLARRNEQQAANIEEMAASIATVTSEVLGTAETVDSARVSVSEINTEVSHGGQVISKAVDAMDKIEAASRDIGNIVGVIDGISFQTNLLALNAGVEAARAGEAGKGFAVVANEVRALAQRSADAANEIKTLIGNSTGQVEIGVKLVREAGELLQCVVGKVNGIAEVMDAVSGNASDQANSLKDIDRSARSLDQITQQNAALAEELTATTRQVKSSTQSVSSQIETFKLGGARSSFAAKGAGFGLAA; encoded by the coding sequence ATGTCCAAATCATCTTTGGTTTTCAAGGCCCGGCTGGCGTTTGGCATTCTGATCGCGGCAAGCGTGATCTGGTTTGCGGCCAACCTTTACTGCCTGGGGCAGGAGCGGGCGGCGCTGGACGAGGTGCAGCGGTCGCAGAACCTGCTGCGCAATCACATGGAATCCGACATGCTCCATGACAATATCATGGGCAATATGCGCGGCATCATCGTGGCGGGCACTACGCATACGCTGGACGCCAAGGAAGTCGCGACGACGCTGCGCGAAAGTGTCGGCGAGTTCCGCGAGAAGATCGACAAGACCGCCGCCTATCAGGGCGCGCCCAAGGTCCATGCCGCGATCCTCGCCGCCAAGCCCGATGCCGAGGCCTACTTCGCAGCGGCCGAGAAGATTGCCCAGCAGGGCATGGCCGGCGAGCCGGTCTCGATCGAGAATCTCCACGTCGCCGAGCAGACCTTCTCGCGCCTCGAGGGCAGTCTGTCGAAGGTCTCCGACGAGATCGAAGCTTACAGCGCCCTGATCAGCAAGCGGGCCGAGACAATCTCGAACATCGCGCGGATCGTCGTCTCGCTGTGCTGGGTGCTGGTCACGGCTGTCATCGTCATGGTCATGTGGGTGTTCCTCAAGAGCGTGCTCAAGCCAACACTCGACGTGTCCAGCGACCTCAAGGCGATGGCGGCCGGCGAACGCGACGTGATCATTCGCCACGCCGACAAGGGCGACGAATTCGGCCAGCTGGCGCAGTCCGCCCTCTTCCTGCGAGATCAGCTGAAGGACGCCGACAACGTCCGCGTCCAGCTCGAGGAACGGATAGTCGCGACCGTCGGCTCGGCGCTTTCGGAGCTGGCCCAGGGCGATCTCACTGCGAGCATCGACCAGGAACTCCAAGGCTCGTTCCGCCGGCTGAAGGAAGACTTCAACACCGCGGTAGGCCAGCTCGGCGACGTGCTCGGCAGCATCAAGGATTCCGCCGGAGAACTGCTGAGCTCGTCCGAGGAGATCAGCGCCGCATCGCAGGACCTCGCCCGCCGCAACGAGCAGCAAGCCGCCAATATCGAAGAGATGGCGGCATCGATCGCGACGGTCACCTCCGAAGTGCTGGGCACCGCGGAAACCGTGGACTCGGCGCGCGTCTCGGTCTCCGAAATCAACACCGAGGTCTCGCATGGCGGCCAGGTGATCTCAAAGGCGGTCGACGCGATGGACAAGATCGAGGCCGCCTCGCGCGACATCGGCAACATCGTCGGCGTGATCGACGGCATCTCGTTCCAGACCAACCTGCTGGCGCTAAATGCCGGGGTCGAGGCGGCGCGCGCAGGCGAAGCCGGCAAGGGCTTTGCCGTCGTCGCCAACGAAGTGCGCGCGCTGGCCCAGCGCTCGGCCGATGCCGCCAACGAGATCAAGACGCTGATCGGCAACAGCACCGGCCAGGTCGAGATCGGCGTCAAGCTGGTGCGCGAAGCCGGCGAACTGCTGCAATGCGTCGTCGGGAAGGTCAACGGTATCGCCGAAGTGATGGACGCCGTCTCGGGCAATGCCAGCGATCAGGCCAACTCGCTAAAGGACATCGACCGCAGCGCGCGCTCGCTTGACCAGATCACGCAGCAGAACGCCGCGCTGGCCGAAGAGCTGACCGCGACCACGCGGCAGGTGAAGAGCTCGACCCAGAGCGTTTCGAGCCAGATCGAGACGTTCAAGTTGGGCGGGGCACGATCAAGTTTCGCAGCGAAGGGTGCCGGCTTCGGCCTGGCCGCCTGA
- a CDS encoding bifunctional diguanylate cyclase/phosphodiesterase codes for MKLNFREDFPEIASRIDRLARPSGPEDCRALEAEAMPASMAADLAAFYKEALDEAAIVEITDGAGTILSVNDRFCEVSGYARGELVGSHHRMLRSGLHDRAFFQQMLAELACGRVWHGEICNRAKSGDLYWVDTTIVPHRRQGGRIERFMAIRFDITARKQAEERLQLHATTDGLTDLPNLQSFVRDVTAIATGIEAATGRVAVGILDIDHFREINDSLGYRAGNRLLREFAARLRTTMRPGDEIARLGGDEFGLILRDCASEADIRLRVDGIVEAFAAPLQAGETERVLSASMGAVMVPAGGACRAELLRNAEIALYEAKANGRGRVELFDDAMHEDIQRRAELRDAFERGLRIGEFVVHYQPIVPLRGDAPMAMEALLRWNHPELGLIRPPQFIEALTDEHLAAQVGGYVLREVIGQIREWRAADTRFASIAVNATLGDFRSRRFVDTILAAIANEAMAPSDICVEINEDVLVGRGGGCARVEINRLHAAGVSIAFDDFGTGFASLRHLRDLPIDIVKIDKGFIRAIVDDRADRAIVGNVIALAHSLGKSVTAEGVESPEQARVLESLDCDRIQGFLIAKAIPPRGIEAILQSKPPIAIEFGLAD; via the coding sequence ATGAAGCTGAATTTTCGCGAGGACTTTCCCGAGATTGCCTCCCGGATCGATCGGCTCGCCCGGCCGTCCGGACCCGAGGATTGCCGGGCGCTCGAAGCGGAGGCGATGCCGGCTTCGATGGCGGCGGACCTCGCCGCGTTCTATAAGGAGGCGCTGGACGAGGCGGCGATCGTCGAGATCACCGATGGCGCCGGTACGATCCTGTCGGTCAACGACCGATTCTGCGAAGTTTCGGGTTATGCGCGCGGCGAACTCGTCGGGTCCCATCACCGCATGCTCCGATCCGGGCTGCACGACCGCGCCTTCTTCCAGCAGATGCTCGCGGAACTCGCTTGCGGGCGAGTCTGGCACGGCGAGATCTGCAACCGCGCGAAGAGCGGCGATCTCTATTGGGTCGACACGACCATCGTGCCGCATCGCCGCCAAGGCGGTCGAATCGAGCGCTTCATGGCGATCCGCTTCGACATCACGGCACGGAAGCAGGCGGAGGAACGCTTGCAATTGCATGCGACGACCGATGGGCTGACCGATCTGCCAAACCTGCAGAGCTTCGTTCGCGATGTCACGGCCATAGCTACCGGGATCGAGGCGGCAACCGGGCGGGTGGCGGTTGGTATCCTCGACATCGACCATTTCCGCGAGATCAACGACAGCCTGGGCTACCGCGCCGGCAATCGGCTGCTGCGCGAGTTTGCCGCGCGGTTGCGCACGACGATGCGTCCCGGCGACGAGATCGCTCGGCTGGGCGGTGACGAATTCGGCTTGATCCTGCGCGACTGCGCTTCCGAGGCCGATATCCGCCTGCGCGTCGACGGCATCGTCGAGGCCTTCGCCGCGCCATTGCAGGCCGGGGAAACCGAGCGGGTGCTGTCGGCCAGCATGGGCGCCGTCATGGTGCCCGCCGGTGGGGCATGTCGCGCCGAACTGCTCAGGAATGCCGAGATCGCGCTGTACGAGGCAAAGGCCAATGGGCGGGGGCGCGTCGAGCTGTTCGACGACGCGATGCACGAGGATATTCAGCGCCGCGCAGAACTGCGCGATGCCTTCGAGCGCGGCCTGCGCATCGGTGAATTCGTGGTCCATTACCAGCCCATAGTCCCGCTGCGCGGGGACGCCCCGATGGCGATGGAAGCGCTGCTGCGGTGGAACCATCCCGAGCTCGGCCTGATCCGGCCGCCCCAATTCATCGAAGCCCTTACCGACGAGCACCTCGCGGCGCAGGTGGGCGGCTATGTCCTGCGCGAAGTGATCGGCCAGATCCGCGAATGGCGCGCCGCGGACACCCGCTTCGCATCGATTGCGGTCAACGCGACGCTCGGCGACTTCCGCTCGCGGCGCTTCGTCGACACGATCCTGGCGGCGATCGCCAACGAGGCCATGGCACCGAGCGACATTTGCGTCGAGATCAACGAGGACGTGCTGGTCGGTCGCGGCGGCGGCTGCGCGCGCGTGGAGATCAATCGGCTGCACGCGGCCGGCGTGTCGATCGCTTTCGACGATTTCGGTACCGGTTTCGCATCGCTGCGCCATCTGCGCGACCTGCCGATCGATATAGTGAAGATCGACAAGGGCTTCATTCGCGCGATCGTCGACGATCGCGCCGACCGTGCCATCGTCGGCAATGTGATCGCGCTGGCGCACAGCCTGGGCAAGTCGGTCACGGCCGAGGGCGTCGAGTCACCGGAGCAGGCCAGGGTCCTCGAGTCGCTGGACTGCGATCGGATCCAGGGTTTCCTGATCGCGAAAGCAATTCCCCCGCGCGGCATCGAAGCGATACTGCAATCGAAGCCTCCGATTGCGATCGAATTTGGTCTTGCGGATTAA
- a CDS encoding PilZ domain-containing protein, giving the protein MTPPENLPGDRPDNRAGQRVMTVFKAARIGCARADDLGLIRNISTEGVMIETRLSLPVDEAIFIEIQSGNPMQGRVRWSKDGMTGVQLDRPIEIAEALRTSNAEDVVDRIRPPRFDRVVDAALECNGRTWPTTTRNISLSGVQVATAQAVVLPKNAHAMLRIDGLGTLGGVLRWQRGGSIGMRFEAPLPLRHFQQWLYQVSDSRPMAVPRDAAPPPPQLRAV; this is encoded by the coding sequence ATGACGCCGCCTGAAAATCTCCCCGGCGACCGCCCCGATAACCGGGCCGGCCAGCGCGTCATGACGGTATTCAAGGCAGCGCGCATCGGTTGCGCGCGCGCCGACGACCTGGGCTTGATCCGCAACATCTCGACCGAAGGCGTCATGATCGAAACGCGGCTGAGTCTGCCGGTCGATGAGGCGATCTTCATCGAGATCCAGTCGGGCAATCCGATGCAGGGGCGCGTGCGCTGGTCGAAGGACGGCATGACCGGCGTCCAGCTCGATCGCCCGATCGAAATCGCCGAGGCACTGCGCACGAGCAATGCCGAAGACGTCGTCGACCGCATCCGCCCGCCGCGCTTCGATCGCGTCGTCGATGCGGCGCTTGAGTGCAACGGCCGCACCTGGCCGACGACCACGCGCAACATCTCGCTTTCGGGCGTGCAGGTGGCCACGGCGCAAGCGGTGGTCCTGCCGAAGAACGCCCATGCCATGTTGCGGATCGACGGGCTCGGCACGCTGGGCGGCGTCCTGCGCTGGCAGCGCGGCGGCAGCATCGGCATGCGTTTCGAAGCGCCGCTCCCGCTGCGCCATTTCCAGCAATGGCTCTATCAGGTCAGCGATAGCCGACCGATGGCTGTCCCCCGTGATGCCGCTCCTCCGCCTCCGCAACTGCGGGCCGTCTGA
- a CDS encoding chemotaxis protein CheB, which produces MNDARVLVVDDSAAMRALFSDLLDQARNVQVVGTAASANEARDQIKALRPNVITLDVEMPGMNGIDFLEEIMTNAPMPVVMLSSLTQAGTEISLKAYELGAVECFPKPLKATPEQFAKTVGKLGKIVLAAANSNVKEKKKKVEVQATTNFAWNGRIAAFSASMGGIEALTDLLAGYPEKCPATVVVLQNEPEVVATFLSRLNKDLKCSVRAVTDGCSLEEGVVHIAADPNAHVVLEPGNPPKLRLLPRDPIEGVRPSANLLFGTIARAGIPAVGAVLSGMGSDGAKGLKLLRDAGSNTFVQERTSAVVAESPEAAVALNAAERELPAEELAVAALACCNKA; this is translated from the coding sequence ATGAATGACGCACGCGTCCTTGTGGTTGATGACTCGGCGGCCATGCGCGCTCTGTTTTCCGACCTTCTCGACCAGGCGAGGAACGTGCAGGTCGTCGGCACCGCGGCCAGCGCCAACGAAGCGCGCGACCAGATCAAGGCATTGCGCCCGAACGTCATCACGCTCGACGTCGAGATGCCGGGTATGAACGGGATCGACTTCCTCGAGGAGATCATGACCAACGCGCCGATGCCGGTGGTCATGCTGTCGTCGCTGACCCAGGCCGGGACCGAGATTTCGCTCAAGGCCTATGAGCTCGGCGCCGTCGAGTGCTTTCCCAAGCCGCTGAAGGCTACCCCCGAACAGTTCGCCAAGACCGTCGGCAAGCTCGGCAAGATCGTGCTCGCCGCGGCCAACAGCAACGTCAAGGAAAAGAAGAAGAAGGTTGAGGTTCAGGCCACGACCAACTTTGCCTGGAATGGCCGCATCGCCGCGTTCAGCGCGTCGATGGGCGGCATCGAGGCGCTGACCGACCTGCTCGCCGGCTATCCCGAGAAATGCCCGGCGACCGTCGTCGTCCTGCAGAACGAACCCGAAGTCGTCGCGACCTTCCTCAGCCGACTGAACAAGGATCTGAAGTGCTCGGTCCGGGCCGTGACCGACGGCTGCTCGCTTGAGGAAGGCGTCGTCCATATCGCCGCCGATCCCAACGCGCATGTCGTGCTGGAGCCAGGCAACCCGCCGAAGCTGCGCCTGCTGCCGCGCGATCCGATCGAAGGCGTGCGGCCCTCGGCCAACCTGCTGTTCGGCACGATCGCCCGCGCGGGCATCCCCGCGGTGGGCGCGGTGCTTTCGGGCATGGGCAGCGACGGGGCCAAGGGCCTCAAGCTGCTGCGCGATGCCGGCTCCAATACCTTCGTGCAGGAACGCACCAGCGCGGTCGTCGCGGAATCGCCGGAGGCCGCGGTCGCACTGAATGCGGCCGAACGCGAACTGCCGGCCGAAGAACTGGCCGTGGCGGCGCTGGCTTGCTGCAACAAGGCCTGA